The following proteins are encoded in a genomic region of Nitrospirota bacterium:
- the cobC gene encoding alpha-ribazole phosphatase yields MVTVIYLIRHGETEGAEKKRYKGTIDVPLSGHGIMQMEQLSRYMAGLFKSSTNSHPVTQKPRSADAGEFLSAVYCSDLQRSIRSAEIIAGPHALRPVLVPALRERDFGVWEGMSFDEIKEKYPDEFDAWADNPLQFSPVGGESTIEVRERVMNSLQEIIHRHQGEHVAVVAHGGVNRIIICHLLGIPLENIFRIEQDYSALNIFQYHTNCPVAQLINGTVHRREKT; encoded by the coding sequence ATGGTCACGGTTATCTATTTAATACGGCATGGTGAGACAGAAGGTGCCGAGAAAAAACGGTACAAAGGGACGATAGATGTGCCTTTGTCGGGGCATGGTATCATGCAGATGGAACAGCTTTCGAGGTATATGGCAGGACTTTTTAAAAGCAGCACAAATTCTCACCCTGTAACGCAGAAGCCCCGATCCGCTGACGCCGGGGAGTTCCTGAGTGCAGTGTACTGCTCTGATCTGCAGCGGTCGATAAGGAGCGCCGAGATTATTGCAGGGCCTCACGCCCTCCGTCCTGTTCTTGTTCCGGCACTGAGAGAGAGAGACTTCGGCGTATGGGAAGGCATGTCGTTTGATGAAATTAAGGAGAAATACCCTGATGAATTCGATGCATGGGCAGACAATCCCCTGCAATTCAGCCCGGTGGGAGGAGAGAGTACCATTGAGGTACGTGAACGCGTAATGAATTCCCTCCAGGAAATTATTCACCGTCATCAGGGAGAACATGTCGCGGTAGTCGCCCACGGCGGGGTGAACAGGATAATCATCTGCCATTTGCTCGGAATACCGCTCGAAAACATCTTCAGGATCGAACAGGACTACAGTGCATTAAATATCTTTCAATACCATACAAACTGCCCTGTTGCACAACTCATCAACGGAACAGTGCACAGGCGGGAAAAAACGTAA
- a CDS encoding TonB-dependent receptor produces the protein MHIVFAIFLLFLLIFPAWAENAIKLEDVVVTATRIESPVEDVPQDVTVITKQEIQSGSYRNITEIIRNVTGLNVFEYGSTGSPATLTIRGSTAEQVLVMVDGKRINKPGDGLVDFNSLSLPLEYIERIEILRGASSALYGAEAMGGVINIITHVPDEPCTNLAASYGRFATRDIRFSTSGKFGRLGYFLSLSEENSSGFRTNSEYTSDAVNAKLTFDIAKNIRADVTVDYTHKEAGAPGSLTWLTPFAEQTDETFNAGLTLAYKETLARLYSHNARIRYLNPGSEDNTHRNHVKGIDLQHSIALGSSNLLTGGVELLEEDIDSSDNINAAGSIGRRSRTRKGIFIQNESAVTEKLLFILGARYDDIGSHRRISPKASFLIKLPYQSSLSMSAGKGFRVPAMNALYWPDTGWAAGNPDLRPEQSTEYECSIRKAFDTTGNLRIVAFEKRSKDLIQWQETSPGRWSPENVSRARVQGFEADGEVRISIVRLGLNYTFMDPEDRTTGKKIRFGTRHQIKGTVSLHPAKGTTLSAEWMYVSHYVVQPGDPRCYFLLNGKLSQKIPFSGGTAEIFITGKNILDRDFQTIVGYPMPPVQLFGGMSISF, from the coding sequence ATGCATATAGTATTTGCAATCTTTTTGCTCTTTCTGCTCATCTTCCCTGCATGGGCGGAAAATGCAATAAAACTGGAAGACGTGGTTGTCACTGCAACACGGATAGAGTCGCCGGTTGAAGATGTGCCGCAGGATGTGACGGTCATAACGAAACAGGAGATACAATCCGGCAGTTACCGGAATATCACAGAGATCATAAGAAATGTCACAGGCTTGAATGTGTTTGAATACGGCAGCACAGGATCCCCAGCTACACTCACCATAAGGGGTTCCACGGCAGAGCAGGTGCTGGTCATGGTTGACGGCAAACGGATCAATAAGCCGGGGGATGGCCTGGTCGATTTCAATTCGCTTTCCCTGCCGCTTGAATACATTGAGAGAATCGAAATACTCAGAGGTGCCTCATCTGCGTTGTACGGCGCAGAAGCGATGGGCGGCGTCATTAATATCATCACCCATGTTCCCGACGAACCCTGCACGAATCTCGCAGCATCATACGGCAGATTTGCGACGAGGGATATCCGGTTCAGCACTTCGGGAAAATTCGGGAGGCTGGGGTATTTTCTCTCCCTGTCAGAAGAAAACTCATCGGGGTTCAGGACTAATTCGGAGTATACAAGCGATGCGGTAAACGCCAAGCTCACCTTTGACATTGCCAAAAACATACGTGCTGATGTCACGGTCGACTACACCCACAAAGAGGCGGGGGCACCGGGGTCTCTGACATGGCTGACTCCTTTTGCTGAACAGACGGATGAGACATTCAATGCAGGTCTGACGCTTGCATATAAAGAGACTCTCGCACGGCTTTACAGCCATAATGCAAGGATCCGCTATCTCAATCCCGGGAGTGAAGACAATACCCACAGAAATCATGTCAAAGGAATCGATCTGCAGCACAGCATCGCCCTCGGGTCGTCGAACCTGCTCACAGGAGGGGTAGAGCTTCTCGAAGAAGATATCGACAGCAGTGACAATATCAATGCTGCCGGTTCCATAGGCAGGCGCAGCAGGACAAGAAAGGGAATATTCATCCAGAATGAATCAGCGGTGACAGAAAAACTCCTCTTCATACTCGGGGCAAGATACGACGACATCGGCTCTCACCGCAGAATCAGTCCAAAGGCATCTTTTCTGATAAAACTGCCTTATCAGTCAAGCCTCTCCATGTCCGCAGGAAAAGGGTTCCGTGTCCCGGCCATGAATGCCCTTTACTGGCCTGACACCGGCTGGGCTGCAGGGAATCCCGACCTCAGGCCCGAACAGTCAACTGAATATGAATGCAGCATCCGGAAGGCGTTCGACACCACCGGCAATCTCAGGATTGTCGCATTCGAAAAAAGATCGAAAGACCTCATCCAGTGGCAGGAGACCAGTCCGGGAAGATGGTCGCCGGAAAATGTTTCCAGGGCACGGGTACAAGGCTTTGAGGCAGACGGAGAAGTCCGTATCAGCATAGTGCGTTTGGGTCTTAATTACACGTTCATGGATCCGGAAGACAGGACGACAGGCAAAAAAATACGGTTTGGCACACGGCACCAGATAAAGGGAACTGTTTCTCTGCATCCCGCAAAAGGCACAACACTTTCAGCAGAGTGGATGTATGTATCACACTATGTGGTCCAGCCTGGAGACCCCCGCTGTTATTTCCTTCTGAATGGAAAACTCAGCCAGAAGATCCCATTTTCCGGAGGAACAGCCGAGATTTTCATCACGGGGAAAAATATTCTGGACAGGGACTTTCAGACAATCGTGGGATATCCGATGCCACCTGTGCAATTGTTTGGAGGAATGAGTATCAGTTTCTGA
- a CDS encoding alpha/beta hydrolase — protein MKLEEISCKGSDDKPAVIFIHGLGMDRNIWVDPSASRILGGLCPLSILLGGNRKKRTERISTLFDDLQSRDYNMVTWSQRRPAGPIESAVQELREIAKIARTMTRSGLILVGHSRGGLVARKYLTEEDSSVKGIITISTPHYGSSVARVAAYVTPLARALDPLFPSGEKGSLAFAVKRVSEFLKSRSLKELLPGSNFFRTLHDRRLNGVWYISLGGTNPTLFRIRNFSFPNVFERVIPEKYYPDEMKKGRGDGLVSLESSRLSWADEHFIFDHNHASILFDPEVRKLLCKKIEEAF, from the coding sequence ATGAAACTCGAAGAGATATCCTGCAAGGGAAGTGATGATAAACCTGCTGTGATCTTCATCCACGGCCTCGGCATGGACAGGAATATCTGGGTAGATCCCTCTGCTTCACGCATCTTGGGAGGGTTGTGTCCTCTCAGCATTCTGCTCGGCGGGAACAGGAAAAAGCGAACGGAAAGGATTTCCACGCTTTTTGATGATCTGCAATCCAGGGATTACAATATGGTTACGTGGAGTCAGCGGAGACCGGCCGGTCCCATCGAGTCTGCAGTCCAGGAGTTGAGGGAGATCGCCAAAATCGCACGCACAATGACAAGGTCTGGCCTTATCCTCGTCGGCCACAGCAGGGGAGGTCTTGTCGCGCGGAAGTATCTGACCGAAGAAGACAGTTCGGTGAAGGGGATTATTACGATCTCTACTCCTCATTATGGCAGTTCCGTCGCCCGCGTCGCTGCATATGTAACGCCGCTTGCAAGGGCACTGGATCCGTTGTTCCCGTCCGGAGAAAAGGGGTCTCTTGCCTTTGCTGTGAAGCGGGTATCGGAGTTTCTGAAAAGCAGGTCCCTGAAAGAACTGCTTCCCGGCTCCAATTTTTTCAGGACCCTGCATGACAGACGATTGAACGGTGTATGGTATATCTCTCTTGGAGGCACTAACCCGACGCTTTTCCGCATCCGGAATTTTTCTTTCCCCAATGTGTTCGAGCGGGTTATCCCGGAAAAGTATTATCCCGATGAGATGAAAAAGGGAAGGGGAGATGGCCTTGTGTCTTTGGAGAGTTCACGGCTTTCATGGGCTGATGAGCATTTTATCTTTGATCACAACCATGCATCTATTCTGTTTGATCCTGAGGTAAGGAAGTTGCTGTGCAAAAAAATAGAGGAGGCATTCTGA
- the nadA gene encoding quinolinate synthase — protein MTPEESRIREEILAWKTRRRAIILAHNYQRDEVQEVADFTGDSLELSRTASSMDCDVIVFAGVNFMAESASILCPDKTVLLTEIDAGCPMADMIHVDTPRWERKSFPGFKTPPPYLYPTSFTLRDMKAQNPGVPVVAYVNTTADVKAESDICCTSANIVKVIESIPDDTVISVPDRNLSMWAQKNTKKRVISWDGFCHVHERVTRDDVTKARKDHPAALLMAHPECRLDVLDLADHVTSTSGMLRFAKASSAKEFIVGTEIGLMHRLRKENPDKVFYPLRKDMICPNMKLTTLHSVLRALKENAYVIKVPEEIRIPAKKALDRMLSIP, from the coding sequence ATGACTCCTGAAGAATCCCGTATCCGGGAAGAAATTCTTGCATGGAAGACCCGGAGACGGGCAATTATTCTCGCCCACAATTATCAGAGGGACGAGGTTCAGGAAGTTGCCGATTTCACCGGTGACTCTCTCGAGCTTTCGAGAACCGCTTCGTCGATGGATTGCGATGTGATCGTCTTTGCGGGCGTCAATTTCATGGCAGAGAGCGCCTCGATCCTCTGTCCTGACAAAACAGTGCTTCTTACCGAGATTGATGCAGGTTGCCCGATGGCTGACATGATCCATGTGGATACCCCGAGATGGGAGAGAAAAAGCTTTCCCGGCTTCAAAACTCCGCCCCCCTACCTGTATCCGACATCGTTCACCCTACGTGACATGAAGGCGCAGAATCCCGGCGTCCCTGTTGTCGCCTATGTCAATACGACCGCCGACGTGAAGGCTGAAAGCGATATCTGCTGCACTTCCGCAAATATCGTAAAAGTCATAGAATCCATTCCCGATGATACTGTGATATCCGTCCCTGACAGAAACCTGTCGATGTGGGCCCAGAAAAATACAAAAAAGCGGGTCATCTCATGGGACGGGTTCTGCCATGTACACGAAAGGGTGACCCGTGACGATGTGACAAAGGCAAGAAAGGATCACCCGGCGGCACTTCTTATGGCACATCCGGAATGCAGGCTGGATGTGCTGGATTTGGCTGACCATGTGACCAGCACGTCCGGCATGCTGAGGTTTGCCAAAGCGTCTTCTGCAAAGGAGTTCATCGTCGGAACGGAGATAGGTCTCATGCACAGATTGCGGAAAGAAAATCCTGACAAGGTCTTTTATCCGCTGAGGAAGGACATGATCTGTCCTAACATGAAGCTCACCACGCTGCACAGCGTGCTCAGGGCCCTGAAGGAGAACGCGTACGTGATTAAAGTCCCCGAAGAGATACGGATACCCGCAAAAAAGGCCCTGGACAGGATGCTTTCAATCCCGTAG
- a CDS encoding helical backbone metal receptor, giving the protein MRAKMLFCVIVLLTCCFPFPVPVFAEPPKRIVSLAPNITEILFALGLGEHVVGVTGFCDYPEAARKKQQVGGMSNPSLEGVVLLKPDIAVMTTDGNPKEFEERLHSLNIRTYVFKARRLSELPQAIREIGLALDAKDNAHSLASKIETAINRLKTKRQETSIIKSQRKKILFIIWPEPLIVAGPGTVMDDAIILLGNENIASKAKTLYPKYSIEEIIHQAPDTIIIGKGHANMHEVSATLLKRLKSVPAVKNNKVFYVSDSLYRLGPRVIEGIAEIADNLE; this is encoded by the coding sequence ATGAGAGCCAAAATGCTCTTCTGTGTTATTGTGCTGCTCACCTGTTGCTTCCCTTTTCCCGTTCCTGTGTTTGCTGAACCGCCAAAGCGCATCGTCTCTCTTGCGCCCAATATTACCGAAATACTTTTTGCGCTTGGGCTCGGTGAACACGTCGTTGGTGTCACTGGTTTCTGTGACTATCCCGAAGCAGCCAGAAAAAAGCAGCAAGTCGGCGGAATGTCCAACCCTTCATTGGAGGGAGTCGTCTTGTTAAAACCAGATATTGCAGTTATGACTACTGACGGCAATCCAAAAGAGTTTGAAGAGAGGTTGCACTCACTTAATATAAGGACATATGTATTTAAAGCGCGGCGGCTTTCAGAATTACCTCAGGCTATAAGAGAAATTGGTTTAGCACTTGACGCAAAAGATAATGCTCATTCCCTCGCCAGCAAGATAGAGACCGCAATCAATAGATTGAAAACCAAGAGGCAGGAGACAAGCATTATCAAGTCACAGAGAAAAAAGATCCTCTTCATCATCTGGCCTGAGCCGTTGATAGTTGCAGGACCTGGTACCGTCATGGACGATGCAATTATTCTTCTCGGCAATGAAAACATAGCATCGAAAGCAAAGACCTTATACCCCAAATACTCTATTGAGGAGATTATTCATCAAGCACCTGATACGATAATTATTGGTAAGGGGCACGCAAATATGCATGAGGTTTCAGCAACACTTCTTAAGAGATTAAAAAGTGTCCCTGCTGTAAAAAACAATAAAGTTTTTTATGTAAGTGATAGTCTCTACAGACTCGGGCCAAGGGTTATCGAAGGCATTGCGGAGATAGCGGATAACCTTGAATGA
- a CDS encoding DnaJ family domain-containing protein: MDFFSRIAERRIIEAMQNGEFDNLEGKGKPILFEDETWIPEDLRLAYKFLKNAGCIPRELEMRNEIINMCSLMNTLDDDKERLKKIRELNFKLLKLNLGRKRPLSFEDFPEYEAKITDRLIEQQR; the protein is encoded by the coding sequence ATGGATTTCTTTTCCAGAATCGCTGAAAGACGGATCATCGAAGCCATGCAGAACGGCGAGTTCGATAACCTTGAAGGTAAAGGGAAGCCGATACTCTTTGAGGATGAGACATGGATTCCGGAAGACCTGAGACTGGCATACAAGTTCCTGAAAAATGCGGGTTGCATCCCCCGTGAGCTGGAAATGAGAAATGAAATCATCAATATGTGTTCACTGATGAACACTCTCGATGATGACAAGGAACGGCTCAAAAAAATACGTGAATTGAATTTCAAGCTCCTGAAGCTGAATCTGGGCAGGAAAAGACCTCTCAGCTTCGAAGACTTTCCTGAATACGAAGCAAAGATAACTGACAGACTGATCGAACAACAGCGGTAG
- a CDS encoding diguanylate cyclase: MALAKILLVEDDKMQAKFAKEFLETNGYQVILAENGKSAIKFAKTENVDIILLDLMLPDMNGNEVCRWLKLNQDTKGIPIIMLTVKNSTMEKVEGLKAGADDYLSKPYKEVELNARIYASLRTKALQDELRKKNRELEEILSKVEFLAITDPLTELFNRRHFETIIDNEFNRSERYKTPLSCLMIDVDHFKSINDAFGHRAGDSVLKEIAEIIKSCLRKVDTLARWGGEEFVVLLPKTDKEHSLHAASRILSSISNHQFPGIDRKITVSIGIASIPSSSLDTSEKLVDASDAALYHAKAGGRNRIEMS; this comes from the coding sequence ATGGCACTGGCGAAGATCCTGCTCGTTGAGGACGACAAGATGCAGGCAAAATTCGCAAAGGAATTCCTGGAGACAAACGGGTACCAGGTTATTCTGGCAGAAAACGGTAAATCCGCAATCAAGTTCGCAAAGACAGAGAATGTGGATATCATACTGCTCGACCTCATGCTGCCGGACATGAACGGCAATGAAGTGTGCCGGTGGCTGAAACTGAATCAGGATACCAAAGGAATACCCATCATCATGCTGACGGTAAAAAACTCCACGATGGAAAAGGTCGAAGGACTGAAGGCAGGTGCTGACGATTATCTCTCAAAGCCCTATAAAGAAGTCGAACTCAACGCCCGCATATACGCCTCCCTGAGAACAAAGGCGTTGCAGGATGAACTGAGGAAGAAAAACCGCGAACTTGAGGAAATCCTCTCGAAGGTGGAATTCCTTGCGATCACCGACCCCCTCACGGAACTCTTCAACAGGAGGCACTTTGAAACCATTATTGACAATGAATTCAACAGGTCAGAGAGATATAAAACCCCGCTTTCCTGCCTCATGATAGACGTTGATCACTTTAAAAGCATCAATGATGCGTTTGGCCACCGTGCAGGCGACTCGGTTCTGAAAGAAATCGCGGAAATCATCAAAAGCTGTCTGAGAAAAGTCGACACGCTGGCACGATGGGGTGGCGAGGAGTTTGTTGTCCTGCTCCCGAAAACAGACAAGGAACACTCTCTTCATGCTGCCTCCAGGATTCTCTCATCCATCTCGAATCATCAATTCCCCGGTATTGACAGAAAGATTACTGTCAGTATTGGCATTGCAAGCATCCCCTCTTCTTCGCTGGACACTTCCGAGAAACTTGTGGATGCTTCAGATGCGGCACTCTATCACGCCAAAGCAGGGGGAAGAAACCGGATAGAAATGTCTTAA
- a CDS encoding glycoside hydrolase family 3 N-terminal domain-containing protein: protein MPTHKNAGQLPAEKKIYQLIISRLDGERIREAFYREKILGLVKRGIGGFILFGGWKEEVKSFIRDLQASAEVPLFIASDVERGICQQIQGTTPLPCQMAVSAAVDVSRPDDVFLLRESLRVLAEEAGDMGINMPLIPVLDVNRDPDNPIICTRAFSDDPERVAWFGSEYIRILERAGLITSAKHFPGHGDTSTDSHIRLPVIRKSREDLMDTDIAPFREAIRTGAGSIMVGHLSIPSIDANPASLSGKILTDLLRNELGFEGLILTDALIMSALNDIANVPARCIEAGADILLHPADPDATAKELLAAVAAEGRLRQKTEAAYARIAAIKTRLHDAAGREVDYRKNMEISAQIVQKSISLVQGTIGEVPAADKRRLHLVLAGDPELYALSSVRKYFPRISTIDEEISLENRCPVFAVFTSVAAWKGSSGISDAEKEKILRLIQQAGCSVVISFGSPYVLRHFRDARVLIAAYEATEQAQDAVMKCLEGRSEFSGIVPVDLGL from the coding sequence ATGCCGACTCACAAGAACGCCGGACAGTTACCAGCAGAAAAAAAAATATATCAGCTGATCATCAGCAGGCTTGACGGGGAAAGAATACGGGAGGCCTTTTACCGGGAGAAGATATTGGGGCTCGTGAAAAGAGGAATCGGTGGGTTTATTCTCTTCGGCGGCTGGAAAGAGGAAGTAAAATCCTTTATCCGTGATTTGCAGGCATCAGCAGAGGTTCCCCTGTTTATTGCATCCGACGTCGAACGGGGGATTTGCCAGCAGATACAGGGGACTACACCGCTGCCCTGTCAGATGGCGGTTTCCGCTGCCGTTGACGTTAGCAGGCCGGATGATGTCTTTCTGCTCAGGGAATCACTCAGGGTGCTTGCCGAAGAAGCCGGGGATATGGGGATCAACATGCCGCTCATCCCGGTTCTTGACGTCAACAGAGACCCGGATAACCCCATTATCTGTACGAGGGCCTTTTCAGATGATCCGGAACGCGTGGCATGGTTCGGGTCGGAGTATATCAGGATTCTGGAGAGAGCAGGGCTCATTACTTCTGCCAAGCATTTTCCCGGTCACGGCGATACCTCCACAGATTCCCATATCCGTCTTCCTGTCATCAGGAAATCCAGGGAGGATTTAATGGATACGGATATCGCCCCCTTCAGGGAGGCGATCAGGACAGGGGCGGGCAGTATCATGGTCGGGCATTTAAGCATCCCATCCATTGATGCCAACCCTGCGAGTCTGTCCGGAAAAATACTCACGGACCTCCTGCGGAACGAACTCGGGTTTGAGGGACTTATCCTGACAGATGCCCTGATCATGAGTGCCCTGAATGACATCGCAAATGTTCCGGCGCGTTGTATAGAGGCGGGTGCTGATATCCTCCTTCATCCTGCTGATCCTGATGCAACGGCGAAGGAATTGCTCGCGGCGGTCGCTGCTGAGGGAAGACTCCGGCAAAAGACAGAAGCCGCGTATGCCCGTATTGCAGCAATAAAGACCCGTCTTCATGATGCTGCCGGACGCGAAGTCGACTACCGGAAAAATATGGAAATCTCTGCACAGATTGTGCAGAAGTCAATCAGTCTTGTGCAGGGCACCATAGGGGAAGTTCCTGCTGCTGATAAACGCAGGCTTCATCTGGTACTGGCGGGTGACCCTGAACTGTACGCACTATCGTCTGTCCGGAAATATTTTCCCCGCATTTCGACGATCGATGAAGAGATATCACTTGAAAACCGCTGTCCTGTATTTGCGGTATTTACCAGCGTTGCTGCATGGAAAGGGAGTTCCGGAATCAGCGATGCGGAGAAGGAAAAAATCCTGCGGCTCATACAGCAGGCAGGATGTTCGGTCGTCATATCGTTCGGAAGCCCCTATGTCCTGCGTCATTTCAGGGACGCCCGGGTTCTCATAGCCGCCTATGAGGCAACGGAACAGGCTCAGGATGCGGTAATGAAGTGTCTTGAAGGGCGCAGTGAGTTCAGTGGCATTGTTCCTGTTGACCTTGGTCTTTGA
- a CDS encoding adenosylcobinamide-GDP ribazoletransferase, whose translation MTGSDITKIPTFFVLVGLVQGAILLTTDYCAGIVFHPDLVPGIILLVHVVLNRGRQLCGLAGTFDAIAAKKQGAQDAETQTRPLRLSHSVTGPAGVTAIVFALGLKYLSLLNLTHFLPFTYYSSLILLPVIPKWTIVISMFYGKPAVQDGMERSFLHRKGVKKTAISTLILVLLFILPGLLFRDSMPGNQHIFFAALLITLYGLCRVLAHYFHAHLGGHRGDTLGATGEIAEMSFLFMVIIWSRLSI comes from the coding sequence GTGACCGGGTCTGATATTACAAAAATCCCGACATTCTTTGTGCTGGTTGGCCTTGTACAGGGGGCTATCCTGCTGACAACAGATTATTGTGCCGGAATTGTTTTTCATCCTGATCTTGTACCAGGGATAATACTGCTTGTACATGTCGTATTAAACAGAGGGCGACAGCTCTGCGGACTTGCCGGCACCTTTGATGCAATAGCAGCAAAAAAACAGGGTGCCCAGGATGCAGAAACACAGACTCGCCCGCTGAGACTCAGCCATTCTGTGACCGGACCTGCAGGCGTCACGGCGATAGTTTTCGCGTTGGGGCTGAAATACCTCTCCCTGCTCAACCTCACCCATTTTTTGCCTTTCACCTATTACTCTTCCCTCATCCTGCTTCCGGTAATCCCGAAATGGACAATTGTCATAAGCATGTTTTATGGAAAGCCGGCAGTACAGGATGGAATGGAAAGGAGCTTCCTGCACAGAAAAGGAGTGAAGAAGACCGCTATTTCGACCCTGATACTTGTTCTTTTATTTATCCTGCCCGGGCTGCTCTTCAGGGATTCCATGCCGGGCAATCAGCACATCTTTTTTGCTGCCCTCCTTATAACGTTGTATGGTCTGTGCCGGGTATTGGCACATTATTTTCATGCCCATTTAGGCGGACATAGAGGAGATACACTTGGTGCGACTGGTGAAATCGCAGAGATGAGCTTTTTGTTCATGGTAATTATATGGTCACGGTTATCTATTTAA
- a CDS encoding metalloregulator ArsR/SmtB family transcription factor: MLNENPTREKIIILLKKRGSTSIDDLSRELNITSMGIRQHLLSLERRGLIDYVAKRQGIGRPAFLYRLTDKADELFTKAYDSFLVNVFKDIEKHDGREKIDEIFKWRKNRIFKEAREALAEKKTVQERINGMKDILESEGYLAELDDSSNSFIMRLYNCPIFKLAHEFREACRYDLQMFRELLGKDVNRESCITDGDTSCTYTIPKHIPKT, encoded by the coding sequence GTGCTGAATGAAAATCCTACCCGGGAAAAGATCATTATTCTTCTGAAAAAAAGAGGGTCTACATCAATCGACGACCTCAGCAGGGAACTGAATATCACCTCCATGGGCATCAGGCAGCATCTCCTTTCTCTGGAAAGAAGGGGCCTTATCGATTATGTGGCAAAACGACAGGGGATCGGCAGACCTGCCTTTCTCTACAGGCTTACCGACAAGGCAGATGAACTCTTTACCAAGGCATATGACAGCTTCCTTGTAAACGTATTCAAGGATATCGAAAAACACGATGGCCGTGAAAAGATAGACGAGATATTCAAATGGCGTAAGAACAGGATATTCAAGGAAGCAAGAGAAGCCCTTGCGGAAAAAAAGACCGTTCAGGAACGGATCAACGGCATGAAAGATATCCTTGAATCAGAGGGGTACCTGGCCGAACTCGATGACAGCAGCAACTCCTTTATCATGCGTCTTTACAACTGCCCGATCTTTAAACTTGCACACGAATTCAGAGAGGCCTGCCGGTACGACCTCCAGATGTTCCGCGAACTCCTCGGGAAAGACGTCAATCGTGAATCTTGCATAACCGACGGCGACACTTCCTGCACCTATACCATACCCAAACACATCCCGAAAACCTGA